A genomic region of Aspergillus oryzae RIB40 DNA, chromosome 1 contains the following coding sequences:
- a CDS encoding putative MFS transporter Liz1/Seo1 (permease of the major facilitator superfamily), which yields MAPSTAIAEERAVDSASDIVQKAPKRKWVSYIWDTFDKSPEERRLMFKLDSAILTFASLGYFIKYLDQININNAFVSGMKEDLGMYGNELNYMQACWTVGYVIGEIPSNILLTRIRPRYWIPAMELLWTVLTFAMSRCHTSTQFYVLRFFIGLAESTFYPGMQYIIGSWYRKDELAKRSCIFHTSSGIASMFSGYLMAAVYNLEGRGGFRGWQWLFIVDGIISLPVALSGFVILPDVPEISNPWYLTKDEVALSQKRMQLEGRKNREPYTRSKLKKIFTSWHIYLLTVLYITFNNGAAGSQPVFQQWLKHSTDPKYSVGQINAYPTTTAAVQVVTTLAYAWSSDTFLNGKRWPPIIFGAIINIICYVSLAVWDIPDGWKWTCYILAGAGYGLSGLCMAYNRWAHEICSSDNEERSLVIGSMNEMAYVFQAWLPQVVWQQVDAPQYRKGFITVSILSVILIATTLWIRQLDLKERRVS from the exons ATGGCTCCTTCAACAGCCATCGCAGAAGAACGGGCCGTCGATTCAGCAAGCGACATCGTGCAGAAAGCCCCGAAGCGCAAATGGGTCAGTTATATCTGGGATACATTCGATAAGTCGCCTGAGGAGCGGAGGTTGATGTTTAAATTGGATTCGGCGATTTTGACGTTCGCGTCTCTGG GATATTTCATCAAGTACCTGGATCAGATCAATATTAACAATGCCTTTGTTTCTGGGAT gaaagaagatctcGGCATGTACGGCAACGAGCTGAATTATATGCAGGCTTGCTGGACGGTCGGCTATGTGATTGGGGAGATTCCGAGTAATATCCTTCTTACGAGGATTAGACCTAGATATTGGATTCCGGCGATGGAG TTACTCTGGACTGTGTTAACCTTCGCTATGTCGCGATGTCACACGTCCACTCAGTTCTACGTCCTCAGGTTCTTTATCG GCCTCGCGGAAAGTACCTTCTATCCCGGAATGCAATATATCATCGGCTCGTGGTACCGGAAAGACGAACTCGCGAAACGATCGTGTATCTTCCATACGAGCAGTGGTATCGCGAGTATGTTTTCGGGATATTTGATGGCTGCCGTGTATAACCTTGAGGGACGGGGTGGGTTTCGAGGATGGCAGTG GCTGTTTATTGTGGATGGTATCATTTCGCTGCCCGTCGCGTTGAGCGGGTTTGTTATTCTGCCTGATGTGCCTGAGATTTCGAATCCGTGGTATTTGACTAAGGAT GAAGTGGCACTTTCGCAAAAGCGAATGCAGCTGGAAGGACGCAAGAATAGGGAGCCGTATACGAGAAgcaagttgaagaagatctttACGTCTTGGCATATTTATCTTCTTACTGTCCTGTATAT AACATTCAACAACGGCGCTGCTGGATCTCAGCCTGTGTTCCAACA ATGGCTCAAACACTCAACAGACCCCAAATACTCCGTCGGCCAGATCAACGCCTACCCAACGACCACGGCTGCAGTCCAGGTCGTGACTACGCTTGCCTATGCCT GGTCCTCGGACACATTCCTCAACGGAAAACGTTGGCCACCCATCATCTTCGGCGCG ataataaatataatatgcTACGTCTCCCTCGCCGTCTGGGATATACCAGACGGCTGGAAATGGACCTGTTATATCCTCGCCGGTGCAGGATATGGTCTAAGCGGGCTTTGCATGGCGTAT AATAGATGGGCCCACGAAATCTGCTCCTCCGACAACGAAGAGCGCTCTCTAGTAATCGGCAGCATGAATGAAATGGCCTACGTCTTCCAAGCCTGGTTGCCCCAGGTCGTCTGGCAGCAGGTTGATGCGCCGCAGTATAGGAAGGGCTTTATCACTGTTTCGATTTTGTCTGTTATATTGATCGCTACGACGCTGTGGATTAGGCAGTTGGATttgaaggagaggagggttAGCtga
- a CDS encoding putative FAD dependent oxidoreductase (flavin-containing monooxygenase) produces MTRTQIHKVAVIGAGISGVVSAGHLLAAGFDVTVFERNKVAGGVWYVSCGIFGMAQKLTEDRLYDERQPIEPQYPATKPSETDQPAKDRHQKERFCSPCYESLRNNVPTPLIRVKLNAWPEGTPDFVSHDVIKEYIQDTSRKARVDDVTIYGARVKDLRKRGDKWEVFWSTVGENDQSDMVVELEEISVFDAIIVASGHYHAPRIPDIPGLSEAKTHWASRIMHSKGFRKSQGFENKNVLLIGGGVSSADIAKEIGPVAKTVYQSTRNGDFDLPASLLPDNGVRIGEVSHFEIDRSQDTVSDDEPLPLTIHLKSGQKLCGIDRVIICTGYHITLPFLRDYHSDHTPAELADEKILVTDGTQVHNLHKDIFYIPDPTLAFIGVPYYTATFTLFEFQAIVATQVFAGIAQIPPADVMRLEYLAKIKEVGSGKKFHSLKDKEEFYVRDILQWVNEDRATYGLGPLEGHSTQWLEAKEEHRKRIEGLWQSTGRRDSGVGELPVLAVCS; encoded by the exons ATGACTCGCACCCAAATCCATAAGGTGGCGGTCATTGGTGCCGGGATCAGTGGTGTTGTTTCCGCGGGACACCTGCTGGCGGCCGGATTTGATGTCACTGTCTTCGAGAGAAATAAGGTTGCAGGAGGAGTGTGGTATGTATCATGTGGCATCTTCGGTATGGCTCAGAAATTAACCGAAGACAGGCTGTACGATGAACGGCAGCCGATCGAGCCGCAGTATCCTGCCACGAAGCCGTCGGAAACAGATCAACCGGCGAAAGATCGACACCAGAAGGAGAGATTC TGTAGCCCTTGCTATGAGAGTTTGAGGAATAACGTTCCCACGCCTTTGATACGGGTGAAGCTTAATGCGTGGCCAGAAGGGACTCCAGACTTTGTCAGCCACGATGTAATAAAAGAGTATATTCAAGATACATCTCGGAAAGCACGAGTTGATGATGTCACAATCTACGGAGCGCGAGTCAAAGACCTTCGCAAACGTGGTGATAAATGGGAGGTTTTCTGGTCGACAGTTGGCGAAAACGACCAGTCGGACATGGTGGTCGAATTGGAAGAAATTTCG GTATTTGATGCGATAATTGTCGCATCAGGGCATTATCATGCGCCTCGCATTCCAGATATACCTGGCTTGTCGGAAGCGAAGACTCATTGGGCGTCTCGAATTATGCATTCGAAGGGGTTTCGAAAGTCGCAAGGCTTTGAGAACAAG AATGTCCTCCTCATTGGCGGTGGAGTATCATCCGCAGATATTGCGAAGGAAATTGGTCCCGTCGCCAAAACTGTCTACCAAAGCACAAGGAACGGCGACTTCGATCTTCCCGCGAGCTTGCTCCCTGATAACGGGGTGAGGATTGGCGAAGTATCGCACTTTGAGATCGACAGGTCCCAGGACACAGTTTCCGACGACGAGCCTTTACCTTTAACCATACATCTGAAGTCGGGGCAGAAACTATGCGGAATCGATAGGGTTATCATCTGCACTGGTTATCACATCACGCTACCTTTCCTGCGAGATTATCACAGCGACCACACGCCTGCTGAACTTGCTGATGAGAAGATTCTGGTCACCGACGGGACTCAAGTGCATAACCTGCATAAAGATATATTCTACATTCCAGATCCCACACTAGCCTTTATCGGGGTTCCCTACTACACAGCCACATTTACTCTGTTCGAATTCCAGGCGATCGTGGCAACGCAGGTCTTTGCCGGAATTGCCCAGATACCCCCGGCGGATGTTATGAGACTGGAGTACttggccaagatcaaggaagtTGGCAGTGGGAAGAAGTTTCACTCGTTGAAAGATAAGGAAGAGTTTTACGTGAGGGATATATTACAATGGGTGAATGAGGATAGGGCTACATACGGGCTCGGTCCGCTGGAAGGACATTCCACTCAGTGGCTTGAAGCCAAGGAAGAACATAGAAAAAGGATTGAAGGGCTTTGGCAGAGCACAGGTCGGAGGGACAGTGGTGTCGGCGAGCTTCCGGTGTTGGCAGTGTGTAGTTAA
- a CDS encoding uncharacterized protein (predicted protein) — MYYHNEFRFGPGFTFPDNVIKKFGSKPYYDATVMCLSLAWLAHLTKDPNLQYASRAKYTEALSGIQYALTSDDIGSDALLMAVILLAFYEMNVRTSDDAWIFHANAVKMLMKTRGMRAHLTGPGRVCHFAFRPFLIGAALQKGESCFLDEEPWQNLASSLRTEDSQKQDEWAFYIDVYETIFMELVKCPGYIKEARAIVSVTSPEARSLAYRIRTTCDRLRRLSKEMRTLLSAHNQRKQGITLRFVGPEPQLFPETSPSLLLRAGVDAVRILEQILHRITVPTPAVEQTLIIRDGALTPVSSPESSGDAESPPLLSFDLSCDLGNGPQASVGNDDQRALTWLDRVAGAMGLLGAEITYGMKPEVQTDLALRTVRTLTPVDDDLPEPRRSSD; from the coding sequence ATGTATTACCATAATGAATTTCGGTTTGGACCCGGTTTTACCTTCCCGGACAACGTTATCAAAAAGTTCGGTTCCAAGCCTTACTACGATGCTACCGTTATGTGCCTCTCCCTAGCCTGGCTTGCACATCTGACAAAAGACCCCAACCTACAATATGCCAGTCGAGCAAAATACACAGAAGCCTTGAGCGGTATCCAATATGCCCTGACATCGGATGATATCGGGTCGGACGCCCTGTTAATGGCCGTCATACTGCTGGCCTTCTACGAGATGAACGTACGCACCTCCGATGATGCTTGGATCTTCCACGCCAACGCAGTGAAGATGCTGATGAAGACGCGTGGCATGAGAGCTCATTTGACGGGCCCTGGGCGTGTTTGCCACTTTGCCTTCAGACCGTTTCTGATTGGTGCTGCCCTTCAAAAGGGTGAATCATGTTTCTTAGATGAGGAGCCATGGCAAAACTTGGCATCATCCTTACGGACCGAGGATTCCCAGAAGCAAGACGAGTGGGCTTTTTATATCGACGTCTATGAGACCATCTTCATGGAGCTTGTGAAATGCCCCGGCTATATCAAGGAAGCCCGTGCAATCGTTTCGGTGACCTCACCAGAGGCCAGATCTCTGGCTTATCGTATCCGTACAACATGTGATCGACTGCGAAGGCTAAGCAAAGAAATGCGAACCTTACTCAGTGCACATAACCAGCGAAAGCAGGGCATCACTCTCCGCTTCGTCGGACCGGAGCCCCAACTCTTCCCGGAAACAAGCCCgtcccttctccttcgtgcCGGAGTTGACGCCGTTCGTATCCTCGAACAAATATTACATCGAATTACCGTTCCTACACCTGCCGTGGAACAAACCTTGATAATCCGTGATGGAGCGCTAACACCCGTGTCAAGCCCAGAAAGTTCTGGAGATGCGGAGAGTCCACCGCTCCTCTCCTTTGATTTGTCCTGCGACCTCGGAAACGGCCCACAAGCTTCGGTCGGTAATGATGACCAGCGCGCATTGACCTGGTTGGACCGGGTCGCCGGAGCAATGGGGCTATTAGGAGCGGAAATCACGTATGGCATGAAACCGGAAGTACAAACGGATCTTGCTCTGCGAACGGTTCGCACGTTAACGCCTGTGGATGATGACCTCCCGGAACCTCGTAGGTCGTCGGACTGA
- a CDS encoding TauD/TfdA dioxygenase family protein (probable taurine catabolism dioxygenase): protein MLILVQDCREIDRSLKKNRLNIHCTMAPAPIDPRIVDVAEPQKDTLALPAASRERLVKAEIDLSNGYPYRPSRPLYSDDVYNIRNYDRPHVDPGTRADPEKKALLSAAKEVIHLTRHIGTEIVGLQLKDLTDQQKDELGLLIAERSVVFFRDQDLSPQQQKALGEYFGEVEVHPQVPQVPGLPGVSVLWPALQATERAASYRRPGGASRWHTDLVHERQPAGVTHLHNDAVPTIGGDTLWASGYAAYEKLSPEFRKIIDGRTAIYRSAHPYLDRKDPEAGPKYIEREHPIVRVHPATGWKALWVNRAMTDRIVGLDKAESDVILGYLFDVYEKNIDIQVRFKWTPRTSALWDNRLVNVLWFTIFLLWGTNPGQNYHSQCQLGLRRLGAQTWHSSHGPRGEAFLRPQRPDPKTGFGLAGPR, encoded by the exons ATGTTGATTCTTGTCCAAGACTGTCGCGAAATTGATAGATCGCTTAAAAAGAATAGATTAAATATCCATTGCACTATGGCACCAGCTCCTATCGATCCGCGGATCGTTGACGTCGCCGAGCCCCAGAAGGACACACTTGCCCTTCCAGCAGCCAGCCGCGAACGGCTTGTAAAAGCGGAAATTGATCTTTCCAATGGGTATCCATATCGGCCTTCCCGACCTCTGTACTCGGACGATGTTTACAACATCCGAAACTATGATCGCCCACATGTAGATCCGGGCACTCGTGCCGAccccgagaagaaggcgtTGTTGTCCGCAGCAAAAGAAGTGATTCACCTAACCAGGCACATCGGAACCGAGATCGTGGGACTGCAGCTTAAAGACTTGACTGACCAACAGAAGGATGAGCTGGGCCTACTGATTGCAGAACGAAGTGttgtcttcttccgggaTCAGGACCTCTCGCCCCAGCAACAGAAGGCCCTTGGTGAATACTTTGGAGAGGTCGAAGTCCAT CCTCAAGTACCCCAGGTACCGGGTCTACCGGGCGTCTCGGTTTTATGGCCCGCTCTCCAAGCCACAGAACGAGCAGCTAGTTATCGTCGACCGGGTGGAGCTTCTCGTTGGCACACTGACCTAGTTCATGAGCGCCAACCGGCAGGGGTGACACATCTTCACAATGACGCCGTCCCGACCATCGGCGGAGATACTCTCTGGGCCAGCGGGTATGCTGCATACGAGAAGTTGTCCCCGGAGTTCCGTAAAATCATCGATGGAAGAACAGCCATCTATCGATCTGCACATCCGTATCTAGACCGCAAGGACCCCGAAGCCGGTCCGAAATATATTGAACGAGAGCACCCGATTGTCCGAGTCCATCCGGCGACGGGTTGGAAGGCGCTGTGGGTAAACCGTGCGATGACTGATCGGATTGTCGGACTCGACAAGGCGGAGAGTGATGTTATTCTAGGGTACCTATTCGATGTATACGAAAAGAATATTGACATTCAGGTGCGCTTCAAGTGGACACCTCGGACTAGTGCTTTGTGGGATAACAGGTTAGTGAACGTCCTTTGGTTTACCATCTTCCTTCTATGGGGAACTAACCCTGGGCAGAATTACCATTCACAATGCCAGTTGGGATTACGAAGGCTCGGAGCCCAGACATGGCACTCGAGTCACGGCCCTCGCGGAGAAGCCTTTCTTCGACCCCAACGCCCCGACCCGAAGACAGGCTTTGGGCTTGCTGGGCCCCGATGA
- a CDS encoding uncharacterized protein (predicted protein) produces the protein MKNVVEAYFKAIKTIKPATTAIAIFFSSVTGGIAAPADLGPAYWVQNLTSTVLFTNALGKMCADGESRPNMLIELGPHSALKGPIRDTLKGIGPPTAKIAYARTVVRNSEPSHSLLNAAGAAYVRGAHGTRYWHQSCIADKHCHRDGKRDDILGTMALFSNNLEPTWRNIVRLDDVPWLREQRIQGMSVYPMAGYLAMAIEAAERRAQQHEAIFSRFEFRELKVGAALVLTDDVDTEAVITLRPYTEGTRGNSDIWDEFRICSWNTKRAWTEHCTGHVRVRINGKQQTLVSNVAETGLKHMSIQTKKVMTAATYRIDTQNMYRVLSGVGAGYGPCFQGLENYFSNPHHSRADLYLRDTKKVMYKEYEAPLSIHPALYMPTMIRSLIISANLSTIPGDFVKAWCVGGPSLSTPQPTKFDLWATSQDSTEVLINMEGLILTPMKDPNADSGGDVAELCYKIEWQPLHDDKAIAEEERQEPIDYINVTLWSPMSLPMAILPMENGKLPDGCYGTPDGSAKWLSEAISTETTNWKPSIYPLGEIYSCSKHVVVLQTGITSLRDLTVDVFDKAKRTLLNASHLLWVYHLDSPDAQMIVGLTRSLRSEGFGRIATLGLEAKDIEKPTPAILAAMDALWPVDGERSCKELDFRACGSDLVVPRVTNDTVANAFVHKETHEKTISVQPFYQSGRRFKLEIASPGSLDTLYFADDNVGMLGDDEIEIEVKATGLNFKDIVVAMCQLAQPWLGIECSGVISSVGKNVSSFTVGQRVVALPEGAFSTYALSRAASAAPIPENI, from the exons ATGAAGAATGTGGTTGAAGCTTATTTCAAGGCCATCAAAACCATCAAACCTGCTACTACTGCAATAGctatctttttctcgtcAGTTACTGGTGGGATCGCTGCGCCGGCCGATCTGGGTCCTGCCTACTGGGTGCAGAACCTGACCTCTACCGTCTTATTCACTAATGCGCTTGGTAAGATGTGTGCCGACGGCGAGTCGCGGCCAAACATGCTCATTGAGCTGGGGCCGCACTCTGCCCTAAAGGGCCCTATCCGGGACACTCTGAAGGGTATTGGCCCTCCCACCGCTAAGATTGCCTACGCTCGCACGGTCGTTCGCAATTCAGAGCCTTCGCACTCTCTTCTGAATGCTGCAGGAGCTGCGTATGTGCGCGGCGCG CATGGCACCCGTTATTGGCATCAATCCTGCATCGCCGATAAACACTGTCACAGGGACGGCAAACGCGACGATATTCTGGGGACCATGGCTCTGTTCTCGAATAACTTGGAGCCTACATGGCGCAACATAGTCCGCCTTGACGATGTGCCCTGGCTTCGGGAGCAGAGGATCCAAGGTATGAGCGTGTATCCAATGGCTGGCTACTTGGCTATGGCCATAGAAGCAGCAGAAAGACGCGCGCAGCAGCACGAGGCGATATTCTCCCGATTCGAGTTCCGTGAGTTGAAAGTGGGTGCAGCCCTCGTGTTGACCGACGATGTCGACACAGAGGCAGTCATCACCCTCCGGCCATACACTGAGGGTACCCGTGGCAATTCTGATATCTGGGATGAGTTTCGTATTTGCTCATGGAACACCAAGCGTGCCTGGACCGAGCACTGCACGGGACACGTTCGAGTCCGCATCAATGGGAAGCAGCAGACCTTAGTCTCCAACGTCGCCGAGACCGGGCTAAAGCACATGAGTAtccagacgaagaaggtgatGACAGCGGCTACCTATAGGATAGACACACAGAACATGTACCGGGTTCTTTCTGGGGTCGGAGCCGGCTACGGACCATGCTTTCAGGGCCTAGAGAACTACTTCTCTAACCCGCACCACTCACGTGCAGACCTGTATCTCCGTGACACGAAAAAGGTCATGTATAAGGAGTATGAAGCTCCCCTTAGTATCCACCCC GCTCTTTACATGCCTACCATGATCAGGAGCCTGATTATCAGCGCCAACCTTTCTACTATCCCGGGGGACTTTGTTAAAGCGTGGTGTGTTGGTGGCCCCAGTCTGTCTACTCCCCAGCCCACCAAGTTTGACTTATGGGCGACGTCCCAAGACTCGACTGAGGTCCTGATTAACATGGAGGGTCTAATTTTGACTCCCATGAAGGATCCCAATGCAGACAGTGGTGGAGACGTCGCCGAACTGTGCTACAAAATCGAATGGCAACCTCTGCACGACGATAAGGCTATTGCTGAGGAAGAACGCCAAGAGCCTATCGATTATATAAACGTCACGCTATGGAGCCCAATGTCCTTACCAATGGCCATACTAccaatggaaaatggaaagcTCCCCGATGGATGC TATGGCACGCCCGACGGCAGTGCTAAATGGCTGAGCGAGGCCATCTCCACCGAGACTACCAATTGGAAACCATCAATTTACCCTTTGGGGGAAATCTACTCCTGTAGCAAGCATGTTGTCGTCCTCCAGACGGGCATCACGTCTCTGCGAGACCTTACAGTCGACGTCTTCGATAAGGCCAAGAGGACCCTACTCAATGCTTCCCACCTGCTCTGGGTTTACCATCTGGACAGCCCTGATGCCCAGATGATCGTTGGTCTTACCCGCAGTCTGCGTTCTGAGGGCTTTGGCAGGATCGCCACATTAGGACTCGAAGCcaaggatattgagaagCCAACCCCTGCTATCTTAGCTGCTATGGACGCACTGTGGCCGGTAGATGGCGAGAGGTCCTGTAAAGAACTTGATTTCCGCGCTTGCGGCTCCGACCTTGTCGTTCCTCGTGTCACGAACGATACCGTTGCCAATGCATTTGTTCATAAAGAGACCCATGAGAAGACCATCTCAGTTCAGCCATTTTACCAGTCAGGCCGCCGTTTCAAGCTTGAGATTGCCAGCCCGGGTTCGCTCGATACGCTGTACTTTGCAGATGATAATGTTGGTATGCTGGGCGACGACGAGATCGAGATTGAAGTCAAGGCGACTGGTCTCAATTTCAAAGATATCGTTGTCGCAATGTGCCAGCTCGCTCAGCCATGGCTAGGTATTGAGTGCAGTGGTGTAATCTCCTCTGTCGGCAAGAACGTCTCTAGTTTCACGGTCGGCCAACGAGTTGTGGCCTTGCCCGAAGGTGCATTTTCTACCTACGCACTATCCCGGGCTGCAAGTGCGGCCCCTATACCCGAGAACATTTGA
- a CDS encoding uncharacterized protein (predicted protein): MATTTASFSKTLQSLTQSKIHELKKQRIAYESQKSQILASAAQQSDPRDRVACILQGIKAIRSENDNLKDSKIANIERWLDQARYDSSIPQEKLDSFQEHLIATLDAQSMRLNIADLYSRLLTEWMEPSSVSDHISDEEEGYLVVEERQKQRLQQLCDQFEKVVFEPLETDENEIHGFIDDLFPSEDSRVALDNLRKKVAHECSELWHKTDPFNIYSIRPCIRGLLTEDLLSEEKQEILKYCLDNTVALTEITDVLNMRYADLKNWDWHAEDGIPVLPRQQLNGKYRIWIDDDVLQTIFTQYIAVRLCSIVKTILKEFIEKKSVWNWHPSPRMTGRDSLRRQYYLSDYDIKSSIETSRKKDYLESDFLFHMPLTESSLSERGMLYDDENNEDGSDRGINGPSNIKQQLLRKVASQVLLERQIYGQAVVVQSDMKWYATALPHSTILAVMKFFGFPDEWLAFFRKYLAAPLNLDHSAEGRMQTGPRIRRRGVPISHAMEKLTGELVLFPMDLAVNRETGLLLYRIHDDLWVCGKPEKCARAWEVMQDYAKVTGLEFNRGKTGSVYLTDTPDPQITARLPTGQVTFGFLTLNAESETWEIDQSQVDAHVAQLQKQLSRCDSVISWVRTWNSCIGRFFKNTFGQPAHCFGRAHMDAILSIYEKMQNTLFNVEGGHSGNTVTEYLRRKIESQFGVSDIPDAFFFLPAELGGLGLRNPFISVLLVRDSVDLSPVERIDRFKKGEHGRYAFAKKTFEETPEKTRRRRAETVNPRPKSGEPLVITEAEMHTFMSFEEFTRYRESRSNNLRVLYEDLMLVPYTKTIQSTRECRDALNAVCGQFQLSDKNPEMKWILQLYSDDVLKRFGGMTLVEKRFLPVGILSMMKEKRVKWNMVL, from the coding sequence ATGGccacaacaacagcatcattCTCCAAAACCCTCCAATCCCTAACCCAAAGCAAGATCCACGAACTAAAAAAACAACGCATAGCATACGAATCCCAGAAATCCCAAATCCTCGCCTCCGCAGCTCAACAATCGGACCCCCGAGATAGAGTAGCATGTATCCTGCAGGGCATAAAAGCAATCCGCTCTGAGAACGACAACTTGAAGGATTCCAAAATAGCCAATATCGAGCGATGGCTGGACCAGGCGCGGTATGACTCGTCCATCCCGCAGGAGAAGTTGGATTCGTTTCAGGAGCATTTGATTGCTACGCTGGATGCTCAGAGTATGAGGTTGAATATTGCAGATTTGTATTCGCGGCTTCTTACGGAGTGGATGGAGCCTTCTTCTGTGTCCGATCATATCtctgatgaggaggaaggttATTTGGTAGTCGAGGAGCGGCAGAAGCAAAGGTTGCAGCAATTGTGTGACCAGTTTGAGAAGGTGGTGTTTGAGCCATTGGAGActgatgagaatgagatccaTGGGTTTATTGACGATCTCTTTCCCAGCGAGGATAGCAGGGTGGCTCTGGATAATCTTCGGAAGAAAGTTGCTCATGAATGCTCTGAGCTCTGGCACAAAACGGATCCATTCAACATATACTCCATCCGGCCCTGTATCCGTGGACTCCTGACAGAGGACCTTCTCAGCGAGGAAAAACAGGAGATCCTCAAATACTGCCTGGATAATACCGTCGCATTGACTGAAATCACGGACGTGCTGAACATGCGATATGCAGACCTCAAGAACTGGGACTGGCATGCCGAGGACGGGATCCCGGTTTTACCTCGCCAACAATTGAACGGCAAATACCGGATCTGGATCGACGACGACGTTCTTCAGACTATTTTCACTCAGTACATTGCTGTCCGTCTGTGCTCAATTGTCAAAACCATACTGAAAGAGTTTATCGAGAAGAAATCGGTCTGGAATTGGCATCCAAGCCCGCGAATGACGGGGCGGGACAGCCTGCGTCGACAGTACTACCTAAGCGATTACGACATTAAGAGTAGTATCGAAACGAGCCGGAAGAAGGACTATCTGGAGTCTGATTTCCTATTCCACATGCCTCTGACCGAATCATCTTTATCGGAACGTGGCATGTTGTACGATGACGAGAACAACGAGGACGGCTCAGATAGAGGCATCAATGGACCGTCGAATATCAAGCAGCAGCTTCTACGGAAGGTCGCATCCCAGGTCCTGCTTGAGCGACAAATCTATGGCCAGGCGGTGGTGGTCCAGTCCGACATGAAATGGTACGCCACTGCGCTGCCGCATAGCACCATCCTCGCCGTTATGAAGTTCTTCGGCTTTCCGGATGAATGGCTCGCTTTCTTTCGAAAGTACCTCGCAGCACCACTGAACTTGGATCATTCTGCCGAAGGACGGATGCAGACTGGGCCTCGTATCCGGAGGCGAGGTGTTCCCATTTCACACGCGATGGAGAAGTTGACCGGAGAGCTGGTTCTCTTTCCTATGGATCTGGCCGTCAACCGGGAAACAGGTTTACTGCTGTACCGCATCCACGACGACCTGTGGGTCTGCGGGAAGCCAGAGAAATGTGCTAGAGCATGGGAGGTCATGCAAGATTATGCCAAAGTTACCGGACTAGAGTTTAACCGGGGCAAGACAGGCTCAGTATACCTCACCGACACCCCGGACCCTCAGATCACAGCTCGCCTTCCTACAGGCCAGGTTACATTCGGATTTTTAACACTCAACGCAGAGTCGGAAACATGGGAGATCGATCAGTCACAAGTAGACGCACACGTTGCGCAGCTCCAGAAACAGCTCAGCAGATGCGATAGTGTGATTTCCTGGGTGCGAACATGGAACAGCTGCATCGGacgcttcttcaagaacaCGTTCGGACAGCCCGCGCACTGCTTCGGGCGCGCACATATGGATGCCATTCTCTCTATATACGAGAAGATGCAAAACACATTGTTCAACGTAGAAGGGGGGCATAGTGGTAACACGGTAACAGAGTATCTACGAAGAAAGATCGAATCTCAATTCGGAGTCTCCGATATCCCAGatgcattcttcttcctccccgccGAGCTGGGCGGTTTAGGCCTGCGCAACCCCTTCATCTCTGTTCTCCTGGTGCGGGATTCAGTGGACCTATCCCCGGTCGAACGTATCGATCGCTTCAAGAAAGGAGAGCACGGCAGGTACGCCTTCGCAAAAAAGACCTTCGAAGAAACGCCTGAGAAAACACGCCGCCGTCGCGCCGAAACCGTCAACCCCCGGCCCAAGTCAGGGGAACCCTTGGTTATCACCGAGGCGGAGATGCACACCTTCATGTCTTTCGAGGAATTCACCCGATATCGGGAGTCACGAAGCAACAACCTGCGAGTCTTATACGAGGATCTGATGTTGGTCCCGTATACAAAGACTATCCAGTCAACGCGGGAGTGCCGCGATGCTCTTAATGCGGTCTGTGGGCAATTCCAATTGTCTGATAAGAATCCCGAAATGAAATGGATATTGCAGCTTTATTCGGACGACGTGCTGAAACGGTTTGGGGGGATGACTCTTGTGGAAAAGCGGTTTCTGCCTGTCGGGattttgtcgatgatgaaggagaagagggtgaaGTGGAATATGGTTTTGTAG